The proteins below come from a single Rhizobium sp. BT04 genomic window:
- the secG gene encoding preprotein translocase subunit SecG, protein MQTVLIVIHLMIVLALVGVVLIQRSEGGGLGIGGGSGFMSARGTANALTRTTAILATLFFLTSLGLGILTRYEGRPSDILDRIPATGGQGNGILDSLGGGAQAPANQPAGNGVPSSGAATPAPQAPAAQAPAAAAPATQAPAATAPATTAPATTAPAAPVTPAPAQPSGVPTGQ, encoded by the coding sequence ATGCAGACAGTATTGATTGTCATCCATCTTATGATCGTGCTTGCCCTTGTCGGCGTTGTGCTCATCCAGCGCTCTGAAGGCGGCGGCCTCGGCATCGGCGGCGGTTCCGGCTTCATGTCGGCCCGCGGTACGGCCAATGCACTGACGCGCACCACCGCGATCCTTGCAACCCTGTTCTTCCTGACCTCACTCGGCCTCGGCATACTGACGCGTTACGAGGGCCGTCCGAGCGATATTCTCGATCGCATTCCGGCTACAGGCGGCCAGGGCAACGGCATTCTCGATTCGCTCGGCGGCGGCGCACAGGCTCCGGCAAATCAGCCGGCCGGCAACGGCGTTCCGAGCAGCGGGGCGGCAACGCCCGCACCGCAGGCTCCCGCCGCTCAAGCGCCGGCAGCGGCTGCTCCGGCCACTCAGGCGCCTGCTGCCACCGCACCGGCAACGACCGCTCCGGCGACGACTGCGCCTGCAGCTCCGGTCACGCCTGCGCCGGCTCAGCCTTCCGGCGTCCCGACGGGACAGTAA
- a CDS encoding citrate synthase/methylcitrate synthase: MKNGLEDVIAAETQLSDVDGEAGRLIIRGVSLDHLVADSTYEAVAALLLDGLMERSFGEAQLRDWLAKARTGVFDHIKAADATLLALPPVDAMRALIARLPDGEDFDTALRLLAAPAVFLPAVLRMQRGEKPIAPDASLPQAADILRMLTGKVPTREQTAALDTYLVTISDHGLNASTFASRVIASTQAGLTSSVLAALSALKGPLHGGAPGPVLDMLDAIGTAENAGPWLGEALDRGERLMGFGHRIYRVRDPRADALKGALKPLIASGQVDSARSALAEAVEVAALAILKLRKPDRPLDVNVEFYTALLLETLGFPRRAFTGVFAIGRTVGWLAHAREQALDGRLIRPRSVYIGPLPAAA, from the coding sequence ATGAAAAATGGCTTGGAAGACGTCATTGCCGCCGAAACGCAGCTCTCGGATGTCGATGGCGAAGCAGGTCGACTGATCATCCGCGGCGTATCGCTGGATCATCTGGTCGCAGACTCCACCTATGAAGCGGTCGCCGCACTATTGCTCGACGGGCTGATGGAGCGAAGCTTCGGCGAAGCGCAATTGCGCGACTGGCTGGCCAAAGCGCGAACCGGGGTGTTCGACCATATCAAGGCTGCCGATGCCACGCTGCTCGCTTTGCCTCCGGTCGATGCGATGCGGGCGCTGATTGCCCGGCTGCCCGACGGTGAGGATTTCGATACCGCGCTTCGCCTGCTGGCCGCGCCGGCAGTCTTCCTGCCGGCGGTTCTGCGCATGCAGCGCGGCGAAAAACCGATCGCGCCCGACGCCTCGCTGCCGCAGGCGGCCGATATCCTGCGCATGCTGACCGGAAAAGTGCCGACCAGGGAGCAGACGGCCGCACTCGACACCTACCTCGTGACGATATCCGACCACGGCCTCAACGCCTCAACCTTCGCATCGCGCGTCATCGCCTCGACGCAGGCCGGTCTCACCTCCTCGGTGCTCGCAGCGCTGAGCGCGCTGAAGGGACCGCTGCATGGTGGTGCGCCCGGTCCGGTGCTCGACATGCTGGACGCGATCGGAACAGCGGAGAATGCCGGGCCTTGGCTCGGCGAAGCGCTCGACCGCGGCGAAAGGCTGATGGGCTTCGGCCACCGCATCTACCGTGTCCGCGATCCCCGTGCCGATGCGCTGAAAGGCGCGCTGAAGCCGTTGATCGCGTCAGGACAGGTCGACAGCGCCCGTAGCGCCCTGGCAGAGGCCGTGGAGGTCGCGGCATTGGCGATCCTCAAGCTGCGCAAGCCGGACCGGCCGCTCGACGTCAATGTCGAATTCTATACGGCGCTGCTGCTGGAAACGCTCGGCTTCCCGCGCCGGGCCTTCACCGGCGTCTTCGCGATCGGCCGCACCGTCGGATGGCTGGCGCATGCGCGCGAACAGGCACTCGACGGCCGGTTGATTCGCCCGCGCTCGGTCTATATCGGGCCGCTGCCGGCCGCTGCTTGA
- a CDS encoding CTP synthase, with the protein MARYVFITGGVVSSLGKGIAAAALGALLQARGYRVRLRKLDPYLNVDPGTMSPTQHGEVFVTDDGAETDLDLGHYERFTGRSATKTDNITTGRIYKNIIDKERRGDYLGATVQVIPHVTNEIKDFVIEGNDDYDFVICEIGGTVGDIEAMPFMEAIRQLGNDLPRGTAVYVHLTLMPYIPAAGELKTKPTQHSVKELQALGIHPDILLVRADREIPEAERRKLSLFCNVRPSAVIQALDVANIYDVPIAYHKEGLDDEVLAAFGIEPAPKPRLDPWEEVCNRIRTPEGEVTIAIVGKYTGLKDAYKSLIEALHHGGIANRVKVKLEWIESEVFEKEDPAPYLEKVHGILVPGGFGERGSEGKIHAARFARERKVPYFGICFGMQMAVIEAARNLADVSGASSTEFGPTKEPVVGLMTEWVKGNELQKRTAAGDLGGTMRLGAYKAALKKGTKISEIYGSTDISERHRHRYEVNVDYKDRLESCGLIFSGMSPDGVLPETIEYPDHPWFIGVQYHPELKSRPLDPHPLFASFIEAATEQSRLV; encoded by the coding sequence ATGGCGCGATACGTATTCATCACTGGCGGCGTGGTTTCCTCTCTCGGAAAAGGAATTGCGGCCGCGGCTCTCGGAGCGTTGCTGCAGGCCCGTGGATATCGGGTCCGGCTTCGCAAGCTCGATCCCTATCTGAACGTGGACCCGGGCACGATGAGCCCGACCCAGCACGGCGAGGTCTTCGTCACCGACGACGGCGCGGAAACCGATCTCGATCTCGGTCATTACGAACGCTTCACGGGGCGTTCGGCGACCAAGACCGACAATATCACCACCGGCCGCATCTACAAGAACATCATCGACAAGGAGCGGCGCGGCGACTATCTCGGCGCGACGGTGCAGGTCATTCCGCACGTCACCAACGAGATCAAGGATTTCGTTATCGAGGGCAATGACGACTACGACTTCGTCATCTGCGAGATCGGCGGCACGGTCGGCGATATCGAAGCGATGCCGTTCATGGAGGCGATCCGCCAGCTCGGCAACGATCTGCCGCGTGGCACCGCCGTCTACGTCCACCTGACGCTGATGCCCTATATTCCGGCGGCCGGCGAGCTGAAGACCAAGCCGACCCAGCATTCGGTCAAGGAGTTGCAGGCACTCGGCATTCATCCCGATATCCTGCTGGTGCGCGCCGACCGCGAAATTCCGGAGGCCGAGCGCCGCAAGCTGTCGCTGTTCTGCAACGTGCGCCCGTCCGCCGTCATCCAGGCGCTCGATGTCGCCAACATCTACGACGTGCCGATCGCCTACCACAAGGAAGGCCTTGATGACGAAGTGCTTGCCGCCTTCGGCATCGAGCCGGCGCCGAAGCCGCGTCTTGACCCGTGGGAAGAGGTCTGCAACCGCATCCGCACGCCGGAAGGCGAGGTGACAATCGCGATCGTCGGCAAATATACCGGCCTCAAGGATGCCTATAAATCGCTGATCGAGGCGCTGCATCACGGCGGCATCGCCAATCGCGTCAAGGTCAAGCTCGAATGGATCGAGTCCGAGGTCTTCGAAAAGGAAGATCCGGCGCCCTATCTCGAAAAGGTGCACGGCATCCTCGTGCCCGGCGGCTTCGGCGAACGCGGTTCGGAAGGCAAGATCCATGCAGCCCGTTTCGCCCGCGAACGCAAGGTGCCGTATTTCGGCATCTGCTTCGGCATGCAGATGGCCGTCATCGAAGCGGCGCGCAATCTCGCCGACGTCTCCGGCGCCTCCTCGACCGAATTCGGCCCGACCAAGGAGCCGGTGGTCGGCCTGATGACCGAATGGGTCAAGGGCAACGAGTTGCAGAAGCGCACGGCAGCCGGCGACCTCGGCGGCACGATGCGCCTCGGCGCTTACAAGGCGGCGCTGAAGAAGGGCACGAAGATCTCGGAGATTTACGGCTCGACCGATATTTCCGAGCGTCACCGCCATCGCTACGAGGTCAATGTCGACTACAAGGACCGGCTCGAGAGCTGCGGCCTCATCTTCTCCGGCATGTCGCCGGATGGCGTTCTGCCGGAAACGATCGAATATCCCGATCATCCCTGGTTCATCGGTGTGCAGTATCACCCGGAACTGAAGAGCCGGCCGCTCGACCCGCATCCGCTATTTGCCAGCTTCATCGAAGCGGCGACGGAACAGAGCCGCCTCGTCTGA